The following proteins come from a genomic window of Sorghum bicolor cultivar BTx623 chromosome 3, Sorghum_bicolor_NCBIv3, whole genome shotgun sequence:
- the LOC8075477 gene encoding uncharacterized protein LOC8075477 isoform X1, which yields MDADARTRKPASHSLPPAPALFAVRARSVRVADLGAGAAFSGPPDTPPRRSLVAVPFLWEEAPGKPKEASPTLAPFPKATTPAPAPAAANAGLVPQGETGGDHQDSSGHARPLPLKLPPRLQLVSASFAAGDTPLSSPKTVFQGPYRGGGGRRTPRWVRSGGAALRRTPSAGAALLSRTWSKRRAAGSNKNRRGNHERYTTAGPDAPWCSPASSDSSSSVSTCFGGDNHGRGRPADGREVSSEEEDGSPRVSVRITRFRLRRNRSLPSLTTSNLWAAADWIAGALRVLAKPQSSGPMADEAVADEATCLAEAVRQRALALDQHEADHATLWAQATAVLNIKVLIPVTLDSIANNFNKWRGLFLVVLGKYALTRHVLYDEALSDRPVWVQMDCTVLTWIYGTVSNDLLQSLMIHSFNARGAWRFLEDEFLNHSESRALLLETQFRNLRQGSMSVGDYCRRLETMAATLGEFGDPISDRQMVLTLLRGLNSKFRHMVSNLKMHRPFPTFAEARTHLQLEEIDLDAAPPSPSAAMVVNPPPCPTSPASPPPSCPAGPSKPNGSRHNYNNNRRRGRGSKSSAHGSSSPSALGVATVPHPSFAHPWVGTMQMWSYDRAPVVGSCAPSAMAAAPLGTGFPPYGHLGPYYGGVSGSPPLQQFVPASLPSQEQMMSSPLHPQQLWNPMQGGSWDQPSLAHSFSTMMLNPPSAPSESNDNSGQGSHMISDAGTLSTISPPSSCNPSSNTSGSHFFISTPYSYS from the exons ATGGACGCGGACGCACGCACCAGAAAGCCGGCGTCGCACTCCCTCCCGCCGGCGCCAGCGCTGTTCGCCGTCCGCGCGCGCTCCGTCCGGGTGGCCGACCTGGGCGCCGGCGCAGCGTTCTCGGGCCCGCCGGACACGCCGCCGCGCCGCTCGCTCGTCGCCGTGCCGTTCCTCTGGGAGGAGGCGCCCGGGAAGCCCAAGGAGGCGTCGCCAACGCTGGCCCCGTTCCCCAAGGCGACcactccggctccggctccggctgcTGCCAACGCTGGCCTCGTTCCCCAAGGCGAAACTGGCGGTGACCACCAGGACAGCAGCGGCCACGCGCGTCCGCTGCCGCTCAAGCTGCCCCCGCGGCTGCAGCTGGTGTCAGCGTCGTTCGCCGCGGGGGACACCCCGCTGTCGTCCCCCAAGACCGTGTTCCAGGGCCCctaccgcggcggcggcggcaggaggACGCCGAGGTGGgtccggagcggcggcgctgccctCCGGCGGACGCCGAGTGCTGGCGCGGCACTCCTCTCTCGGACCTGGAGCAAGCGTAGGGCGGCCGGAAGCAACAAGAACAGACGCGGCAACCATGAGCGCTACACGACGGCGGGTCCCGACGCCCCGTGGTGCTCGCCGGCGTCGTCGGACTCCTCGTCCTCCGTGTCCACCTGCTTCGGAGGGGACAATCACGGTCGCGGGAGGCCCGCCGACGGGCGCGAGGTCTCctcggaggaggaggacggctCCCCGAGGGTCTCGGTGAGGATCACGAGGTTTAGGCTTAGGCGGAACCGGAGCCTCCCCAGCTTGACCACGTCTAACCTCTGG GCAGCCGCTGACTGGATCGCTGGTGCCCTCCGCGTGCTCGCCAAGCCACAATCGTCGGGCCCCATGGCTGATGAAGCCGTCGCAGACGAGGCAACGTGCCTTGCTGAAGCCGTTCGCCAACGTGCGCTCGCCCTCGACCAACACGAGGCCGATCATGCCACACTGTGGGCGCAAGCCACCGCCGTCCTCAATATCAAGGTGTTGATCCCGGTTACCCTAGATTCGATTGCCAACAACTTCAACAAATGGCGTGGCCTCTTCCTCGTGGTGCTGGGCAAGTACGCCCTAACTCGCCACGTCCTCTACGATGAAGCCTTGTCAGACCGCCCTGTTTGGGTCCAAATGGACTGCACAGTGTTGACGTGGATCTATGGCACCGTCTCCAACGACCTCCTTCAGTCCTTGATGATTCACTCATTCAACGCTCGCGGCGCTTGGCGGTTCCTCGAGGATGAGTTCCTTAATCATAGCGAGTCCCGTGCGCTACTGCTTGAGACTCAGTTTCGTAACCTCCGTCAAGGCTCTATGTCCGTTGGGGATTATTGTCGCCGCCTTGAAACCATGGCTGCCACCCTTGGTGAGTTCGGTGATCCCATCAGTGATCGTCAGATGGTTCTTACTCTCCTTCGCGGCCTTAACAGCAAATTTCGGCACATGGTGTCAAACCTAAAGATGCATCGCCCGTTCCCCACATTCGCTGAGGCCCGTACTCACCTGCAACTAGAGGAGATCGATCTTGATGCTGCACCACCATCTCCATCTGCGGCCATGGTGGTCAACCCTCCGCCATGCCCGACTAGTCCGGCTAGCCCCCCACCGTCGTGCCCGGCTGGTCCCTCCAAGCCCAATGGTTCACGACACAATTACAACAACAACCGTCGCCGTGGTCGTGGGAGCAAGTCCAGCGCTCATGGCAGTTCTTCACCGTCTGCTCTAGGTGTTGCCACTGTGCCGCATCCGTCCTTTGCCCACCCTTGGGTGGGCACAATGCAGATGTGGTCGTACGATCGCGCCCCCGTGGTTGGCTCATGTGCTCCTTCGGCGATGGCTGCTGCACCACTAGGCACTGGGTTCCCTCCCTACGGCCACCTCGGACCCTACTATGGGGGAGTGTCAGGCAGTCCACCTCTACAGCAGTTCGTGCCGGCTTCTCTACCATCACAGGAGCAGATGATGTCATCGCCACTGCACCCACAGCAGCTGTGGAACCCTATGCAGGG
- the LOC8075477 gene encoding uncharacterized protein LOC8075477 isoform X2: MDADARTRKPASHSLPPAPALFAVRARSVRVADLGAGAAFSGPPDTPPRRSLVAVPFLWEEAPGKPKEASPTLAPFPKATTPAPAPAAANAGLVPQGETGGDHQDSSGHARPLPLKLPPRLQLVSASFAAGDTPLSSPKTVFQGPYRGGGGRRTPRWVRSGGAALRRTPSAGAALLSRTWSKRRAAGSNKNRRGNHERYTTAGPDAPWCSPASSDSSSSVSTCFGGDNHGRGRPADGREVSSEEEDGSPRVSVRITRFRLRRNRSLPSLTTSNLWASIRRSVKQITSWS, encoded by the coding sequence ATGGACGCGGACGCACGCACCAGAAAGCCGGCGTCGCACTCCCTCCCGCCGGCGCCAGCGCTGTTCGCCGTCCGCGCGCGCTCCGTCCGGGTGGCCGACCTGGGCGCCGGCGCAGCGTTCTCGGGCCCGCCGGACACGCCGCCGCGCCGCTCGCTCGTCGCCGTGCCGTTCCTCTGGGAGGAGGCGCCCGGGAAGCCCAAGGAGGCGTCGCCAACGCTGGCCCCGTTCCCCAAGGCGACcactccggctccggctccggctgcTGCCAACGCTGGCCTCGTTCCCCAAGGCGAAACTGGCGGTGACCACCAGGACAGCAGCGGCCACGCGCGTCCGCTGCCGCTCAAGCTGCCCCCGCGGCTGCAGCTGGTGTCAGCGTCGTTCGCCGCGGGGGACACCCCGCTGTCGTCCCCCAAGACCGTGTTCCAGGGCCCctaccgcggcggcggcggcaggaggACGCCGAGGTGGgtccggagcggcggcgctgccctCCGGCGGACGCCGAGTGCTGGCGCGGCACTCCTCTCTCGGACCTGGAGCAAGCGTAGGGCGGCCGGAAGCAACAAGAACAGACGCGGCAACCATGAGCGCTACACGACGGCGGGTCCCGACGCCCCGTGGTGCTCGCCGGCGTCGTCGGACTCCTCGTCCTCCGTGTCCACCTGCTTCGGAGGGGACAATCACGGTCGCGGGAGGCCCGCCGACGGGCGCGAGGTCTCctcggaggaggaggacggctCCCCGAGGGTCTCGGTGAGGATCACGAGGTTTAGGCTTAGGCGGAACCGGAGCCTCCCCAGCTTGACCACGTCTAACCTCTGG
- the LOC8075004 gene encoding putative ciliary rootlet coiled-coil protein 2, producing MLASMSQELPGRSAGAMAAADHALPLASSALSWPVPTHPAAAAVYYLGFSFALAQWRAAGVFDLGGARRRGCRWSRAMELTLREKVAALERQVEELRHRRAEDARANEKVAGIFASHEQRWFAERKSLRRQVHAVVAAARAREAKREEEAAELRRQLEEQRDTVALRDRALEQEVQRRQGAEERLRAAERTAEELRERAGRDALEHAAEVRKHKAAFVELASAQRQLEADLARAARLADTAEAELRAALERRDEAAATAADLSAEAARLRRDADHKDKILSAMLRKSKIDMDDREMLVREVKMCKARRKQAEMEADRWRKMWESRAHRRGSSRSSARGAAADLPAGSSDKLLAPDAVARATNDTTKILFVDHVESDGKKDHRQAPAKELTAIECVDRYASHVDDKPAVEEYQGLQEWFQMETEKYTAMIKHRHTAEIEAFTEQLRLKDEKLEAFRWRAVSMDVEATRLRSRIQELEGRLARHEKHSAGLEALLLDRDNENRALEEQLETLQAQAPGVEICTPPAGGQDDGPDDDCIPCSPVKVVSTEDHKEDWKELDVQATEALVVSVGDLACATAAAAAATSMEHDRRRSFRSEIEEEKEVYTDPGNAQTTGSSSQEQEATSELALVVLPPCQKSSAWKTDIHAMAVSYKIKRLKQQLLVLEKLASECKEEAAATKPSGSEASSSSRQPPRSRYQTMISFLSKHVKRYQSLDDKIDDLCARMEESKRSAGRERHGVGEQSQSESESAALGQFLEETFQLQRFMVATGQKLLETQSRIAAGLERDRSGGGSGGDGDGVDMARLMEVAGALLRDVQRGLEVRIARIIGDLEGTLTFHGILRTTR from the exons ATGTTGGCTAGTATGAGCCAAGAACTACCGGGGAGGTCCGCGGGCGCGATGGCGGCGGCTGATCACGCGCTGCCATTGGCGTCATCGGCGCTGTCCTGGCCGGTCCCGACGCaccccgcggccgccgccgtctACTACCTCGGCTTTTCTTTCGCTCTGGCGCAGTGGAGAGCTGCCGGCGTGTTCGATCTTGGTGGCGCGAGGCGGCGGGGGTGCCGGTGGTCGCGCGCCATGGAGCTGACTCTGCGGGAGAAGGTCGCGGCGCTGGAGCGCCAGGTGGAGGAGCTCCGGCACCGGCGGGCCGAGGACGCCAGGGCTAACGAGAAGGTGGCGGGAATCTTCGCGTCCCACGAGCAGCGGTGGTTCGCCGAGCGCAAGTCCCTGCGGCGGCAGGTGCACGCCGTCGTCGCCGCGGCGCGGGCCCGCGAGGCCAAGcgcgaggaggaggccgcggagCTGAGgcggcagctggaggagcagcgGGACACGGTGgcgctcagggacagggcactGGAGCAGGAGGTCCAGAGGCGGCAgggcgcggaggagcggctaCGGGCCGCGGAGCGGACCGCGGAGGAGCTGCGGGAGCGCGCCGGCAGGGACGCGCTGGAGCACGCGGCCGAGGTGCGCAAGCACAAGGCGGCGTTCGTGGAGCTCGCGTCCGCGCAGCGTCAGCTGGAGGCGGACCTTGCCCGCGCCGCGCGCCTCGCGGACACGGCGGAGGCCGAGCTCCGCGCCGCGCTGGAGCGCCGCGACGAGGCGGCCGCCACGGCCGCCGACCTCTCCGCCGAGGCCGCGCGCCTGCGCCGGGACGCGGACCACAAGGACAAGATCCTCTCCGCGATGCTGCGCAAGTCCAAGATCGACATGGACGACAGGGAGATGCTGGTAAGGGAGGTCAAGATGTGCAAGGCCAGGCGGAAGCAGGCGGAGATGGAGGCCGACCGGTGGCGCAAGATGTGGGAGTCCCGTGCCCACCGCCGGGGCTCCTCCAGGTCATCGGCGCGAGGCGCAGCCGCCGACCTACCGGCTGGGAGCTCCGACAAGCTACTGGCCCCCGACGCCGTGGCGCGCGCCACCAATGACACAACCAAGATACTGTTCGTGGACCACGTCGAGAGCGACGGCAAGAAGGACCACCGGCAGGCGCCGGCGAAGGAGCTGACCGCCATTGAATGCGTCGACCGCTATGCCAGCCATGTCGACGACAAGCCCG CTGTGGAGGAATACCAAGGCCTGCAGGAGTGGTTCCAGATGGAGACGGAGAAGTACACGGCCATGATCAAGCACCGGCACACGGCGGAGATCGAGGCGTTCACGGAGCAGCTCCGGCTCAAGGACGAGAAGCTGGAGGCGTTCCGGTGGCGGGCGGTGAGCATGGACGTCGAGGCGACGCGTCTCCGGAGCCGGATCCAGGAGCTGGAGGGCCGTCTGGCGCGGCACGAGAAGCACAGCGCCGGTCTGGAGGCCCTGCTCCTGGACAGGGACAACGAGAACAGAGCACTCGAGGAGCAGCTGGAGACGCTTCAAGCGCAGGCGCCTGGTGTGGAGATCTGCACGCCGCCGGCCGGTGGCCAAGACGACGGCCCCGACGACGACTGCATCCCATGTTCGCCTGTGAAGGTCGTCTCCACAGAAGATCACAAGGAGGATTGGAAGGAGCTGGATGTGCAAGCGACAGAGGCGCTTGTCGTCTCAGTCGGCGATCTCGcgtgcgccaccgccgccgccgccgcggcaacGTCCATGGAACACGATCGCCGGCGGTCTTTCAGGTCTGAgatcgaggaggagaaggaggtCTACACCGATCCGGGCAATGCACAGACGACAGGTAGTAGCTCCCAAGAGCAAGAGGCGACGTCTGAGCTCGCGCTCGTTGTCTTGCCGCCTTGCCAGAAGAGCTCTGCTTGGAAGACAGACATCCACGCGATGGCGGTGTCGTACAAGATCAAGAGGCTGAAGCAGCAGCTGCTGGTGCTGGAGAAGCTGGCCAGCGAATGCAAGGAGGAGGCCGCGGCGACGAAGCCGTCAGGGAGTGAAGCCAGCTCCAGCAGCAGGCAGCCGCCGAGATCGAGGTACCAGACGATGATCTCGTTCCTGAGCAAGCACGTCAAGAGGTACCAGTCCCTCGACGACAAGATCGACGACCTCTGCGCAAGAATG GAGGAGAGCAAGAGGAGCGCGGGGCGGGAACGGCACGGCGTGGGGGAGCAGAGCCAGAGCGAGAGCGAGAGCGCGGCGCTGGGGCAGTTCCTGGAGGAGACGTTCCAGCTGCAGCGGTTCATGGTGGCCACGGGGCAGAAGCTGCTGGAGACGCAGTCCAGGATCGCGGCGGGCCTCGAGCGCGACCgctccggcggcggcagcggcggcgatgGAGACGGCGTGGACATGGCGAGGCTGATGGAGGTGGCCGGGGCGCTGCTGAGGGACGTTCAGCGAGGGCTGGAGGTGCGGATCGCGCGGATCATCGGGGACCTCGAGGGCACGCTCACCTTCCATGGCATCCTCCGCACCACGCGCTGA